caataccaGCCAAGTCTGAGGTAGAAAGTCCAACTCCAATCAAAATTACTTGAGAATCAACTCCGTGTTCAGCTTGTGACAACAAGTCACTAGCCACGAAGTCAGGATCAGCATTACTGTCGGCAATCACCAACACTTCGGAAGGTCCAGCAGGCATATCAATAGAACACAACGCTTGAGTATCGTTTTGCACGTacatttttgcagccgtGACAAACTGGTTACCTGGTCCCAAGATCTTATCACACTTCACCACAGAATCAGTACCATAAGCCATAGCAGTAACAGCCTGAGCACCACCGGCCATTAAGATACTACTAGCTCCCAACTTGTGAGCCACATAAACCACTTCTGGGGTTAATTTTCCAGTAGCACGAGCTGGAGGAGACGCAATCACAATGTTTTTGCACCCAGCTACCTTGGCTGGAACCCCCAACATCATGGCAGTGGAAGGCAACACTGCAGTACCACCAGGAACATATAAACCGACGTTTTCAATTGGTTTGGCGAATCTTGAGCAAACGACACCAGGAGCTGTTTCCACACTCATGACCTCTTCCTTTGGTAATTGAGCGGCGTGGAAAGTTTCGATGTTCTTCATGGATAAGTCGATGGCTTCCTTCATGTCTTCAGAAATTTGCATCAATTCGGGTGGGAAAGGAGCATTCAACACAGGTGATTCCAATTGAACACCATCGAATTTAGCAGTCAATTCAAGCAAGGCCTTGTCACCATTCTCCTGGACGTTTTTAATTATAGGAAGAACGAGTTTCATGATATCTGAAGTCTTCTGGTTGGGTCTGGTTAAGGCTTGTTGAATTAAATCTGGGGATGTGGTGGCTGCCGTAATAGTAGTCAATTTGTAAGAAAGTTCTTGCTTGGGTTCCTCTTTGGGTtctggtttcttcaagtaggCGGCCTTAGCATCACCTTTACGTCTAGTAACTTTGAGATCCTTGatatccaagttcttctcgATATCAGATAATCTCACGCCGTTCTTCACACACCACACCATTACAAAGTAGATCAAGTCGGCCGCTTCCCAGGCAATCTCTTGCTTGTCGTTGGCCTTTCCAgcttcaatcaactcatccaattcttctttcaacttggcaaCCAACAACTCCTCATCGTTGAACAATCTCTTGGTGTAGGAGCCTTCGGGAGCAGCTTCTTTTCTCTTGACCAAAGTGTGGTCTAATCTGCCCAAGCCTTTCCCAGTGGATTCGCTGTATAAGCTGCCGTCGTTAAAGCAAGTATAGTTCTTGTCTTTGTGGCAGAAGCCGAATCCATCTCTCTGTTCAACCACAAATTTGACCACATCTGAATCACAGTCTTTACTGATAGAAATTACTCTTTGAGTAGCACCACTGGTCTTTCCTTTATACCATAATTCTTCCCGGCGTTTACGAGATTGGTAGACGCCTTCTCCCGTGGCAATGGACTCGAGAATCGATGCTTCGGAAGAGTAGACCACTCCTAACGCAGTGTAGGATGGAGCACCCGAAGTGATTAAAGTTGTGAAGAGCCCATCGGGCCTGTCAGTAGTTAAGGTGCTGGTGAGCAAGCGTCCCACAGAAATATTGCTGGTATCAgacttcttggtcaactttTTTGTTGAAATGATGGGAATATAGTCTGCTTGAGCCAATTTAATAGCAGACGCCTCGTCAACAACGCCATCAAAATAGACACTTCTGTTGTCATCTTGGTTGACTgccttcaagttggccacTTTGGaagacaccaccaaagaagcatCCAAATCAGTGAACTTTTCAGGTTCTTGGGTCTTGATACCAAATCTATAACTAGGTAAACCCGAGGTCTTGATGAGCTCTTCCACTTGTGAGTCactgatgaagatggtTTGCACTCCACTATTCAAAACTTCCACAGCTTGGTCAACAGAAATAAGAGCATCACTGGCGTCCACCAAAACATCTACTTGGGTAGGAAAAGTCGATAACAAGAACTTCGACACTTGAAGACCTTCAAAAGGTACTAACACTTTCCCGACAAATGCATAGTCATTTATGTCGGTGCTGGTGGTTGAATCCACCTTTGGCAACACAGGAAACGTCATGTTCAGCGATAACTCAGGAGTTTTACTGTTATCAAAGATTATcagttgaaaatttttgaGATTGAGAACCTCAGTTGAATGAGAGTCAATTAAATAATATATAATATTGAGTCATCGCAGCGGCCGCAAAATCACCTCACACATGATACGATGAATTACCAACCCATTTGACAGCTAAAGCCTAGGATATGGCTTtccatcatcttcaccatcatcctcatcctcatcactgtcgtcgtcgtcgtcaCCGCCGAGTGTATCGTATACAGCCATCTCCATCTTACAGTAACCTAAGAAAGAATGTGGGTCTGCCATGGGCAAAATCTGGGACCCCCAGAAGCCTCCAATCTTGTTCACGTGATCCACCCAGTAGTAGAGATTAGCCAAGCCGCTCCAATAGACCGACCCAACTGGTCTGCCAGTTGcaggttcttcttcagtaaCGGCCATTCCCGCTAAGGTAAACCCATCTTTCAAATCTGGAAAATCTGGAATATCGAACTTGATGACCTGATTGGCAGGAAGATGATTCTTTACCGCATAGACTGCTAAATCTTCTTGTAAAAGCCGCTTCCCAGCGTCGGGAGAATATCCAAAGTTGATCCAAAGTCTGATAAATTTCAAATAGTCCTCAACATTGCCAAAACACCCTTGGCCTCCCATATCAATCACAGGATCTAATTGAGTTCCTTTGGGATACAAGCGGATCTTGCCATTTCTTCCTCTCAAATGGGTTCTGATCAAGTGTTGGGTATTTTTTACATGGAAAGTACATGAGCTCATTCCCACTGGGTCAAATAGAACCTCCTTCAAGTATTGTCCCAAGGTCTTACCAGTGATACTTTCAATCACCAACCCAACCCAGTCCATGCTGTGGCCGTACAGAAACTCCTGGCCAGGCTCTCCAATCAAAGGGGTCTTGTCGGTTTTAAAAAGATCTCTTGTGGGAGTCCCCGAGCTTATGTGAGGGTTTCTTAGAGATCCCAAAAGCGAATACTCTTTACTCAAAAATGGGTACGACATACCAGCAGTCATGGTAAGGAGATGTTTGATGGTTACGGCCGTACTGGGTTTGCGAGGAGGTTTAGTGAAATGACCTGTGTTGGGATCAACTGTTCCCTTATCCACAATGTAAAGCTCATCGATATCAGGAACATATTTTCGaacttcatcatcaagcaGGAGCTTTTTCTGTTCGTAGAGCTTCAAGAGCCCAAAGGCAGTCAAGGCTTTAGTACACGAGAAGTAGCAAAACACTGTATCCTTGGTGACGGGAGTATTTGATTCCAAATCCAATACTCCATTGTAGTTAAAGTAAAGCGTTTCATTGGCATCAGTAACTCCCAAAACCACACCAGGTACTTTGGGTTGTTTTTCTGGCGATTTCAGTTCAGTTACATTGACAAGCAACTTGTCGAGCTTCTTGGCTATAGACCGAATTTGTTCAGTTGTCACcatttttgttgttggtattgagACAAAAGTTCCCCAGATTCTCAAGAATGTGAAAATTGCAAAAATTGAATTTTGTTGGACACCAGATGCAGAACAGAAAAAACAACCTTTAAACACTAAGTAAATGTTTGGAGTATCATCTAATAAATATAGACTCTATACCTCCGAATCAGATGTCTATTGTTCTCAGCTTAAAACATTTAATAATCCGGTGAAAATATGAATAGATTTAATCATACTTGTGGTTTAGTGGTGTAGCGGCTATCACGTTTCGTTTACAAGTGTCTTAGATGCAGTAAGTTCCGAAAAGGCCCCGAGTTCGATCCTCGGCTAGATCaaggttttttttttgaacaCTTTTCCTCATTGTTTTCGCATCCATTATAGAGGTGTTTGCTTAATACAAGCGTTTATCACAACTAATCTAAAGAGACCAATACCATATCAAAGCTTCGTTCCGGTCACAAACGCAGCTCCTTGTTCAATCGACTTCTTTAAACCTGGCAAGGCCTTAGATATCAACTGTTTTTCAGCATCACTGATGGTGAACTCCTCAAACGGATTCACAAGCGATTCCACCGCTCCGTTTCTCAATGCAACCGGCACAGCAAAATAGTCAATTCCATCTAAGTACTTCTTGCTTAATTTTTCACCCTTCTCGAAACCAGGCAAATAAATGTATGCCGAGTCATTAATATAGTAGGAGTTGAAAGTACTAGAAAAGTATGACTGCAAGATATTCTCGGCAAATCTGTAGCCAGCATATGCCATGGACAAGGTGGCAGAGCCAGCCCCGTTCTTGGCCTTTACCACTTCATCTCCTCCAAATTGCACCCGgttgatgaaattgtcGTAGTCTGAGGTCAGGATCTTCTGCACCTTTTGCGAGATGGAGGTGGTGATGTTCACCAATGGGATGATGGTGTCACCCGAATGGCCACCAATGACGGAAATACGACCTTTGACTTCAGGGGCAGGCTCTCCCACCAAATCTCCCAAAAATGTCTCTGCTCTCACCGAGTCCAAGGTAGTAACACCAAACAATTTACTGGGGTTGAATACgcccaacttcttcaatactTCAGCAGCAATAGGCACGGTAGAGTTAACGGGGTTCGAAATGATCAATATAGATGCGTCGGGGCACGTGAGGCCGATgttcttgaccaagtctCTGATGATCGAGGCGTTaatgttgaacaagtcagCACGTGTCATACCTGGCTTTCTGGGGACACCCGCAGGGATTACCACGAGATCAGATCTCTCCAATGCCGCGCGTACAGCCAGCTGGTCGGCCTTGTCTTTTGGCTGGTGTCCAGTGACTTTTGCTGGGGTGTTGATGTGGTTCAAGTCAGCAGCCACTCCATGAACGTTGACAATGTCGAAAAGAGCCAACTCATCGACGTGGGGGTTGAGTTTCAATAAGAGGGAAAGCGGCTGACCGATTCCACCGGCGGCTCCACAAACAGTAACTTTCATATTGGTGGTAGTTTTCAATTTGCACCAAGGGAGAAAATGCCGGTATTTATATGCGACTCACATGATTTTGCGACCGCGGGTTTTTTGTGGAGAAGGTTGGTGCACGAGCATGCGTTTATGAGATGAATATCAAAGTCATGGGGGACAGCCGGGGACCGTGGGCAGGATTTAGCGAGATTGCATTGAGAAGGGTGAGGAAGTCGATGTACCAAAGAAGGGTcaaaaagaaaaatgaCTGAAAACAGTCTACAAATGCATCCGTCGTACCGGTGGCTGCTGCACATACGTCACAGAATGCACCTACACCTTACAAATTTGAAGGCATGAATACCACAGAAGGCTTGGATGCAACAGGGGATCAACAGTTCTTTGGAGCCACTTTTGACGTATTTGAAGGTGGATCTGAACCAACCTGCATTTTTAGTTGCCCAACCTGTACTTCCCCTGCCCAACCTGCAATACCTCACCCGTCTTCCCTATCGCGCGCTTGCCTTCCAAAACTCTCACAAACTAACTGCTTTTAACTATGGGAATCCTCGAGTTACTCTTCGGCCTTTGGCTAGCGACGACTGTCATGGCATTCGCCTGCGACGCCGAAAAGATTGCGAAGTATGATTTCCAGTCCATCAAGGGTGTGTACTCGGCGGTCCAGTCCAAGAAAACACCTCCTAGTGTCTCAGAGACTACCTGGTCTTTAGGAATCTGTGATCGCATTAGTGACATTCCTGAGTGCAAAGATTCAGAGTTGTGTGGAACTACACGTGTCACTTTGGATGGAGAAACTTTTGTCACCCAAGTAATCAAGGTCCATGATGTTGCTGCTCAGTTTTTGCCTATCTTGAAATCCAAATCCCAAAGCGGCATTGCAGACAAAGATAACGGTGGAGTTCGAGCAGAatacaacaacatcaaatGGGGCGACCAGAGGGTAAAGGTAAGTGCCTCGTTTATGTGTCCCGGCATTGATTACGTGGGAGACTTAGATAGTTTGAGCTTATCTCTGTTTTCTAATACCGAGGTGAAGTTAGAGATGTACACTAAAGCAGCCTGTGCCAACAAGCAGCCACACAAGCACAAGGCCGATGATGGCGAGAGCTGGGGTTGGTTCACGTGGATATTCATCTTTTTCGTGTTGTTTTTAAGTATCTACATCATTGGCGGGGCATGGTTCCAGTACAATAAGGGCAATTCAATTGATTTCCAAACTGCTTTGAAAGAAGTGGTGGAGAACTTTGTGGATGTCATCAAGGGGTTACCGATATTCGTCAAGGAGATAATCGAAAAGTTCACCGGGAACGCTAATAGAGGTGAATATAGTGCTGTATaggaattgaacaaaaccAATTTAGTCTGACTCTTTTCGCGATGTTGAAGTTCGACCCAAATCAAATTTTGTTTCAGGTACAATGTTCATTACGGATAAAGTAGCCAACATCGACCAGGGTAAATTCGTGTCTTTTGAATTCTTCCCTCCCAAGACCGATGCTGGGTTTCGTAACTTATTGGCACGGTTGTCGCGGATGAAGGCATTAAACCCGCTTTTCATCACTATTACCTGGGGTGCCGGTGGATCTACCTCAGAAAAATCATTGGAACTTGCCGCCATTTGCCAGAAGCAGTTGGGAATCACCACTGTCTTACATCTCACATGtaccaacaccaataaGGAGATCATTGATGCGGCGTTGGTGCAGGCCAAAAAAAATGGTATTAGAAACATTTTGGCATTGAGAGGTGATGTTCCAAGAACAGAAGAATACTGGACTCCAAATTGTGACTTTTTGTCTGCCACCgacttggtcaaatatATAAGATCCCAACACGGTAAAGAGTTCTGTGTGGGGGTAGCAGGGTATCCAGAAGGTCATGTGGATGGATCCGATTATACCAACCAGAACCCAGAAAAAGATATACCTTACTTGATCGAGAAAGTTCAGGCCGGTGCTGATTATATCATTACCCAGTTGTTTTACGACGTTGACAAGTTTGTCAAGTACCACCAATTACTTAAATCGTatgatgagttgaaggacttgTTAGTTATTCCTGGTTTGTTGCCTATTAACACATTTAACAGTTTCAAGAAAGCTACTAAGTTATCACATGCCACCATTCCTCAGTCAATCTTGGACAGGGTTCTGCGCCATAAACTTAACGATGATGAGGTAAAGGCCGTGGGGATCAAGATTTTAAATGAGATCATTGCTGAAGTCAGTGAGAAAACCGATATCAAAGGATTTCACTTCTacaccttgaacttggaaaaagcCGCTGCATCAATCATAGAGACATCTTCTGTCTTACAGGACGGCTTAAAAGTCAGGGATGATATAGCTGAATCGGACGAAGAGATTGAAATCGAAATACCTCAAAAGTCATTTAAGAGAAGACAATCATCGGTATCTTCCGGAGTGGACCCTAAACCTcacttcaagtctttgataGCAATCAGTAAAGGGAAGGGACAAATGGGTAAAGATGCCAACTGGGATGATTTCCCCAACGGTCGGTTTGGGGATTCGAATTCCCCAGCCTACGGAGAAATTGACGGATACGGACCTAACTTGAAGGTAGAATCGCTGGAAAAAGCGGTAGAGCTTTGGACTACACCTGAAAGCACTCTTGACTTGGCCCGGGTATTCATCGACTACTTATCCAACAAGATTCCTCAATTACCGTGGGTAGATACTCCTTTGGACATCGAAACGTCCATTATTCAAGAGCAACTTTTTGAATTGAATTTGAGAGGTTGGTTTTCCACAGCATCTCAACCGGCCACAAACGCATGCCCCTCAAATGATAAAATCTTTGGCTGGGGACCTGCCAACGGAATTGTATATCAAAAGGCATTTGTGGAATTATTTGTCCCTAAACATGATTGGGACCAGAAGATTTTCCCGGCGTTGAAACCACAAATTGAAAATAAAACCATCACCTACTTCCTTGGGGACAATAAGGGACAGATTCAAACCAACTTATCTAATCACCAGAGTAAGTCTGCTGTAACTTGGGGAGTTTTCCCTCTGAAAgaaattttgcagccaacaTTAATTGACCTCGACTCATTTAAAGCCTGGAATGAGGAAGCGTTCCTTTTATGGCTCGAGTGGGCGAGATGCTACAAAAAGGCAACCAATACCTATAcgtttttgaacttcattTATGAAAACTACTACTTAGTGAGTTTGATCCATCATGATTTCGTCGATGAAAATGGCTTATGGGACTCGTTGTTGGATATCGAATAGCAATTAGAGCCCAAGCTATGAGTTTCTCATGGGACTCATAATTCGGGATTTTGTAAAATATTTATAGATTTCTCCACCAAGTTAGAATTCAATGCTTTGACCAACTCAGAACTCTCGTCTACTCCAATGTATTTACACACTTTTCGATCAACTAGCAAGGCCCCATTGGCCACCGTGGCTCCCAGGCTTATGATCAATTTGCCCCCGAGTTtaattggaattggaagagtGCTTCCTGTTCTTAGAAATGGAAGCTTGTCATTGTACTCATAAGCAAAGCAGTAGTTATCAAAGTTGTCCCTAAGGGTCAACTTATAGACACTCAGATCGAATAACAGCGTTGTTTCCATTAACCGGGCGTTATCATTGTCGGAAACATCGATTTCCCGAATAATGTGTTGGTTGGTGCCAGCACCTGATCTATTTAGCCTGTCGACACCCACCTCGTTAGGATCTTTATATTTCATCCATTCCTCCAATTTGGCTATTTTCAGCTTtgaaatatcatcaacatggATCACGTTAAATGCCACCGGTAAGCGGGTTTGATCTGACGGCTTATTAGCAAACTCCTGTGGATTGAATGCGTTCCTTTCTGGATTGCTCATGGATGCGTTAGGGTTTTGTGGGATGCGATTGCAACTTGTGCGACTGCATCTTCAATCGCATCTTGTGCTATGTCGTTGTTTGTAggagaagatgatgatactgaAACCGAGCTCCTCGCCCAAACAGAAGCTCATGTGGAAGTGCCGGTTCAGGAGCTCGAAAGGCTGCTACCGACCACGGCCTTAGAGCCAGATGTTTCAGAACTTCCTGAACCTATTAAGTTGAGCCTACCGCTCAAATATCAGCGAGAAATAGTCAGTGATTTGCTCGCCAAAGACGCGTTGCTTATTCTTGGGAAAGGCTTGGGGTGGGAGATTATAGTTGCCAATATCCTTTATATCTTAAACTTGTCGAATTTAAAGGACAAGCTTCCCAATCCACCTGCAAACCGCAAGAGCTTACTTATCTTGCTCAACGCTAATGAGGTTGAAAACCACAAAATTGCTGCTGATTTGCTTGAATTGCAAGCTTCTATGACTGTGGTAGGAGGAGAGTCCACGGTGGTAGACAAGAGACGACAAATCTACCAGAAGGGTGGAGTTGTGTCAATAACACTGAGAATCTTGGTAGTAGACTTGCTTTCAGAGGTCTTGAAGCCGGAGGAAATCAACGGGTTGTTTGTCCTCCATGCCGAGCGAATCAAGGAGACGTCGAATGAGTCGTTCATTGTGAACTTGTATCGTGACCAAAATGAGTGGGGGTTTATCAAAGCATTTTCTGATGATCCTGAGCTGTTCACTGGATTCACGCCATTAGCAAGTCGATTGCGGCACCTCAAGCTATCCAATACTCTTCTTTGGCCCCGATTTCATGTGGACGTCATTGAGTCCTTGAGCTTTAGACATAAAAAGTTTCACagagacttgaagacgGTGAATGAGATTAACATCAAGCTTTCGTATAAGATGACCAGAATCCAGTCGGCACTTTTAACTTGTATCGAGCAGTgtttgaaggagttgataCGACACTGCCAGCTGCTATCCACCGACTACTGGGATATAGAAAATCTATATGATCCAGACTTTGTACATCGGATTCGGAACCTGCTTGAATCTCATTGGCACCGATTGACCCAAACTCCCAAACTGTTGGTCTATGACCTTGGGTTCTTGAAGGGATTACTTCTGTCATTATTGACGAGGGACTCGTTGACGTTCTACCAGATTGTCCAGAGTGCGGTAGATGGTAACTTGAGGCGGTCAGTAAACACTTCAGGAACCATGAACCTAACATCGATGAGTCCGTGGTTGAACTCGGATGTGGCACCGACCATCACGTCATATGCCAAAGAAAGGGCTCTCGGAATGTCCAAATACGTAGGTAgtgatggagttgaatcCGTGGAGTATAACCTTGAACCTCTCCCCAAATGGATCGAGTTAAACAAACTTCTCAAAGAAATTGGTCCAAACTCCCGGATTTTGGTCATGGCATCAGACAGaatggttgttgaagagcttCAATGTCTTATTCAGAAATTTATAATGACAGGTGAGATAAATTCCAGAAGCTACATGGTTTCTAAGCTTAGAGGGTATTTGATGTGGAAAGAATTGAGTAAACTTCGAAGACAACTTAGTAACGATGTGAATGATGATGAGCAAGACGATATAGTTGTATCGAAGACATTCAAAAGAAGCAGAGAAAATGCCAGCATCCGAAGAAGAACGAGAGGTGCCTCATCAGTTGCGAATGTTAATAGGCTCTATTCGGTCGACGATAGCGACCGTAACCCTGAATCAGCTGATATAGATACCGCTGTTCTTGAGAAACTTGAGCTCGAAAATCAGGAGAATGAGCCAAAGGAATTTCTGAAAGCTCACGTCAAGCAGGAGCCTAATGAAAACGAGttagaagatgatgatttaATAatcattgatgaacaaaGGTACACTATAGAGGTTCAGTCGTTCAACTCAAAGACCGATGATACACTTCTTAACGAATTCAAACCCACGCATATCATCTTTTATGAGCCCAACCTTTCATTTATTCgaagagttgaaaattACCAAGGAGTGCATTTCAATGAACCTGCAAAGGTGTACATGATGTTCTATGGAACGTCAGCAGAGGAGCAACTGTCGTTGGTGCAAATGAAAAAGGAGAAGGAGGCGTTTACACGGTTAATTCGAGAAAAAGCCAACTTGAGCAAGCATTTCGAAACTAAGGAAGATACCAAGTTCACCATTACCAAAAAGCACGTTGTAAACACCAGGATTGCAGGAGGACAGAGATTCCAAACTGAGGATGACGAGTTCAGAGTCATAGTGGATGTTCGAGAATTCAATTCATCACTTCCAAACCTACTCTATCGTGTTGGTAGTAAAGTCATCCCGTGTATGTTGACCATTGGAGATTACATTTTAACTCCCAAGATCtgtgttgaaagaaaagcTATCCCTGATTTGATTGCGAGTTTTCAAAGTGGACGTCTATATAACCAGTGTGAACAGATGTCTAGATACTACGAACTTCCCGTCCTATTGATTGAATTCGATGAGGAAAAGTCGTTTTCTTTTGAACCTTTCAGCGAATCCCGTACAAGGCCAGGAGCTCCCGTCAGTAACAACACAAACCGGTTCCTCCAGGACCATATTCAGAACAAGATTACCATGTTACTCATCTCATTCCCCAAGCTCAAGATCATCTGGTCGTCTTCCCCATACCAAACTGCACAAATATTCATCGAATTGAAAGCAGGTGAAGAGGCTCCTGACATCACGCTGGCCATAAACAAAGGATTGAACTCGGATGAGCTGCCTGCCTTATACAACGAAGGAGCTATTGACTTGCTCCAAAGTATTCCTGGAATCAATGCTTCAAACTTCCACTTGATAATGAACCGAGTACGCAATATCGAGGAAATGGTCAAACTCACAAAACAAGATTTTTGCGATATCTTGGGAGAAGAAAACGGAGCTAAAGCCTAtaacttcatcaacagacTGGTTCGTCCGTAAATGTTGTACGTACGAAATATAAATTATAGCTTATGCAGGGTTTTCGCAGCCCTAAATAAATACGCGGAGTTGTGAAACATAAACAAAAACTTAAACTAAACCTTCTGAGACAACCACTATATCTCCTTCAAAACTCCCCTTAGTATCTTACCGCTAAGGAACGTGTGAAGCGAGCGTGGAATTCAGGACATGCAGAAAGTCAGAACCAGAAACACCAGCACTACCCAGACTGCGGTGCGCTATAAAGAGCTTGAGTTCAAGTATCTTTATTTTAAGATCCAGAAGCTCGTCAATCGTAAGGTTCAAATCAGCTTGAAGTATGAGCAATTGAAACAGCCAGAAATAAACTTGACACTTATAAAGCCCATTGTCACGAAGATTGTGGCTCTTGCCAGTAACACTAGTTTGGGGCCTAAAATCCGAGGGAATTATGGTAGTACCATGCTGGAGTTCCGTGCTGCTCTTGAAAACAAGGTGTCGGTGATGGTGATTCACATACTTATGGTATTGAGGTACGAGTTTTTGATCCAAAGCGACGCCAATTTAATTGTGTacgacttgttgatgaccaAAGCAACAGTGTGTGAGCTATTGGCAATCCGAATTTACCGTGAGTACAAAGCGTTTGATCGGGTGCAATTACTCTTTGTGGatccattgaagaagttcaccaccttggagttggtggttttgaccaagtccaaaaagtTTCTTTCCCAACCCATAATTGTGAAGATTCTTGAGAAGTTCTACAATGGAGAGCTTATCATGCAAGAATTGTCCGATACCAAGAACGAAGAGCTGACGTTTTTGAGGGAGCAAATCACCAACTACAACTATCTGCGGGCATCATTAACTAAGATCAATGACCGTTCACGAATAGTGCCAAAGTACCAATCACTagtgatcaacttgaaaaacttaATTCTCACAATGTTGCACGTAATGATCATCGTGAATCAGCATAAGAATCTTGTTCCAAGCGATGTGCTAGAATTTGTGTTCTACTGTATTGGACTTCACTTGAACTACGAGTTTTTTCTCAAATTACTTTCAATTCAGCACAAGTTCCTTCGTAAGATCCTTTGGTTCTATATGGATTTTGCAATCATCATGTTGATAGacatcaatatcatcttgaaggtgCTATCGGTATTTGGATACgtttcaaattcatcatACTTTCAGACCTTTAGCATTCTTTCCATTCTTCTCATTCCACGAAACCTATCcatgttcaacaactacCGGTTTTTCAGTCTAATTATATTGGGGTTCCGTCGGATGATATCAAACATTGCAGGTTTATTCTGCTTATTCTTTTCACTAATAATTGCCTTCTACATCACCTTTATTTCCATTAACTTTAATCGGTCCAACTCCATGATTGCCTTCGATCTTTTGCAAATTTTCTTCGGGTTTACTCCTGCTGTTTGGACCAACTGGGACACTTACTCGCCCCTTGGAAAGGTGATTCAAATCGGatacttgtttttgagCCAGTTCATCATTTCCACCATCTTGGCCATTGTTCTTTCCGAGTCCTTTTCAGAGATTTCTCA
Above is a window of Yamadazyma tenuis chromosome 1, complete sequence DNA encoding:
- a CDS encoding uncharacterized protein (COG:S; EggNog:ENOG503NXEX); the encoded protein is MQKVRTRNTSTTQTAVRYKELEFKYLYFKIQKLVNRKVQISLKYEQLKQPEINLTLIKPIVTKIVALASNTSLGPKIRGNYGSTMSEFRAALENKVSVMVIHILMVLRYEFLIQSDANLIVYDLLMTKATVCELLAIRIYREYKAFDRVQLLFVDPLKKFTTLELVVLTKSKKFLSQPIIVKILEKFYNGELIMQELSDTKNEESTFLREQITNYNYSRASLTKINDRSRIVPKYQSLVINLKNLILTMLHVMIIVNQHKNLVPSDVLEFVFYCIGLHLNYEFFLKLLSIQHKFLRKILWFYMDFAIIMLIDINIILKVLSVFGYVSNSSYFQTFSILSILLIPRNLSMFNNYRFFSLIILGFRRMISNIAGLFCLFFSLIIAFYITFISINFNRSNSMIAFDLLQIFFGFTPAVWTNWDTYSPLGKVIQIGYLFLSQFIISTILAIVLSESFSEISHNIKEDFEYFKAVNLVIYFKSARLYSSRIGFIVKLPILVTILVYELLVTQISSSVPEEQKHFTFLAKDRDYYSDNDLVNMDNIHDESDVSILIRSRQTSVARAPGQPLVPNGVGAGRRYSQLDGGNMAFVVPPVSSGTVQPSGGSFSAGAPQTPVLMPIKSISTLGNFKSASTDSLFIGDLLAKRYGVASGATKPVSRVADGEWDTVLDRLGRLDDKLDQIQHQQQQATVKPPRKQLRLVSVATTDLEDINRSILDDVDNESVQLYDIREGSYDLSDHSLGSINSDDNVDAYRDDDTLSEVSEVSDEVSDDTF